One genomic window of Glycine soja cultivar W05 chromosome 9, ASM419377v2, whole genome shotgun sequence includes the following:
- the LOC114367192 gene encoding bidirectional sugar transporter SWEET17-like isoform X1, with protein sequence MAEASFFVGVIGNIISILMFLSPVPTFWKIKKHGSTEDFSSLPYICTLLNCSLWTYYGIIKAGEYLVATVNGFGILMETIYIILFLIYAPKGIRGRTAILALILDVVILTAILIITQLALEGETRSGAVGVMGAGLNIVMYSSPLSVMKTVVTTKSVEYMPFLLSFFFFFNGAVWLLYAVLVRDVILGVPNGTGFLLGAMQLVLYAIYRNGKRVSNNRLEEGLQHEPLISEPNNESHQSEDRPI encoded by the exons GTAACATCATCTCAATTCTCATGTTTCTTTCTCCTGT ACCTACGTTTTGGAAAATAAAGAAGCACGGATCCACCGAAGATTTCTCAAGCCTTCCTTATATTTGCACATTGCTTAATTGCTCCCTCTGGACTTACTATGGAATCATAAAAGCTGGAGAGTACCTCGTGGCCACTGTTAATGGCTTTGGCATTCTCATGGAGACAATCTACATTATTCTATTTCTCATATATGCACCAAAAGGGATAAGG GGTAGGACTGCTATTTTGGCTTTGATTTTGGATGTGGTAATCTTGACGGCGATATTAATTATTACTCAATTAGCATTAGAAGGAGAGACTCGTAGTGGTGCTGTTGGTGTTATGGGAGCAGGCTTAAACATTGTTATGTATTCCTCACCTCTGTCGGTCATG AAAACAGTGGTGACTACAAAAAGCGTGGAGTATATGCcattcttgctttcttttttcttctttttcaacgGTGCCGTTTGGTTGTTGTATGCTGTTCTCGTTCGTGATGTTATCCTCGGG GTGCCAAACGGTACTGGATTTTTACTGGGAGCGATGCAATTAGTGCTATACGCGATCTACAGAAATGGGAAGCGTGTTTCAAATAACAGATTGGAAGAAGGATTACAACATGAGCCTCTCATCTCAGAGCCAAATAATGAGTCACATCAGAGTGAAGACAGGCCCATCTAG
- the LOC114367192 gene encoding bidirectional sugar transporter SWEET17-like isoform X2 produces MAEASFFVGVIGNIISILMFLSPVPTFWKIKKHGSTEDFSSLPYICTLLNCSLWTYYGIIKAGEYLVATVNGFGILMETIYIILFLIYAPKGIRGRTAILALILDVVILTAILIITQLALEGETRSGAVGVMGAGLNIVMYSSPLSVMKTVVTTKSVEYMPFLLSFFFFFNGAVWLLYAVLVRDVILGVGSGDNCFVRTWNGKRAPGTEKVRGQCKIE; encoded by the exons GTAACATCATCTCAATTCTCATGTTTCTTTCTCCTGT ACCTACGTTTTGGAAAATAAAGAAGCACGGATCCACCGAAGATTTCTCAAGCCTTCCTTATATTTGCACATTGCTTAATTGCTCCCTCTGGACTTACTATGGAATCATAAAAGCTGGAGAGTACCTCGTGGCCACTGTTAATGGCTTTGGCATTCTCATGGAGACAATCTACATTATTCTATTTCTCATATATGCACCAAAAGGGATAAGG GGTAGGACTGCTATTTTGGCTTTGATTTTGGATGTGGTAATCTTGACGGCGATATTAATTATTACTCAATTAGCATTAGAAGGAGAGACTCGTAGTGGTGCTGTTGGTGTTATGGGAGCAGGCTTAAACATTGTTATGTATTCCTCACCTCTGTCGGTCATG AAAACAGTGGTGACTACAAAAAGCGTGGAGTATATGCcattcttgctttcttttttcttctttttcaacgGTGCCGTTTGGTTGTTGTATGCTGTTCTCGTTCGTGATGTTATCCTCGGG GTGGGATCAGGTGACAATTGTTTTGTAAGGACGTGGAATGGCAAGAGAGCGCCGGGGACAGAGAAAGTGAGGGGGCAATGCAAGATTgaatag
- the LOC114367016 gene encoding uncharacterized protein DDB_G0271670-like gives MEGVGARHNEISDGMQCMNHPHRNNNNNNPGGICALCLQDKLRNLLSSSFPTSSPPFSSSSSSSPSFTSSSSVKTDHDHDYDHYTRSRLPFLVPKKNIIINNKKPSSISTNIIFKRSKSTATPRRNNNQFLEEEDFSPRKRNGFWSFLYPSSSNGKHRDKCLGKKSDHVIVMEEDTCFSSSSKVSRSRSIGCGSRSFSGDFFDRISSGLSDCTLRRVESQREGGKPKVIANTMNHCMKERVRCGGIFSGFVMTSSSSTTSSSSSSSWVSSSVDDGRGRSWGWAFASPMKAFTTKGSSKRDASDKNNDTHNLSAIPSLLTVRG, from the coding sequence ATGGAAGGAGTAGGAGCACGCCACAACGAAATTAGCGACGGAATGCAATGCATGAACCACCCTCacagaaacaacaacaacaacaaccctgGTGGGATCTGCGCCTTGTGTCTCCAAGATAAACTCCGCAaccttctctcttcttctttccctACTTCATCacctcctttttcttcttcttcttcttcttccccttcTTTCACTTCTTCTTCCTCGGTTAAAACCGACCACGACCACGACTACGACCACTACACGCGCTCTCGCCTCCCTTTCCTCGTACCCAAGAaaaacatcatcatcaacaacaaaaaaccgTCTTCTATTTCAACAAACATCATTTTCAAGCGCAGCAAGTCCACCGCCACACCCAGAAGGAACAACAACCAGTTTCTCGAGGAGGAGGACTTTAGTCCCAGAAAAAGAAACGGCTTTTGGTCTTTTCTCTATCCTTCTTCTTCAAATGGGAAGCACAGAGACAAGTGCTTGGGAAAAAAGAGTGATCACGTGATTGTTATGGAAGAGGACACGTGTTTTAGTTCTTCTTCCAAGGTTTCGAGATCTAGATCTATTGGGTGCGGTAGCAGGAGCTTCTCCGGTGATTTCTTCGATAGGATCTCTTCTGGCCTCAGCGATTGCACCCTCCGGAGAGTGGAGTCTCAGCGTGAAGGAGGAAAACCTAAGGTAATTGCTAATACTATGAACCATTGCATGAAGGAAAGAGTGAGGTGTGGAGGAATATTCAGTGGCTTCGTTATGACTTCGTCTTCGTCAACaacgtcttcttcttcttcttcttcttgggtTTCATCTTCTGTTGATGATGGCAGAGGAAGGAGTTGGGGCTGGGCTTTTGctagtcctatgaaagcattcACCACAAAAGGGTCTTCTAAGAGAGATGCTTCTGATAAGAACAACGACACGCATAACTTATCAGCCATTCCTTCCTTGCTCACTGTTAGAGGCTAA
- the LOC114367159 gene encoding late embryogenesis abundant protein Lea5-like, translating to MAHSFSPAKRALAFALQRRGYAVASDASPSMRGGLDSISVMEKGVTKKSSGPSGTSSAWAPDPITGYYRPINHTNEIDPVELRKMLLKHKVRSSPSF from the exons ATGGCACATTCTTTCTCGCCAGCCAAACGCGCCCTTGCCTTTGCCCTTCAACG GCGAGGGTACGCAGTGGCGTCTGATGCTTCTCCTTCGATGAGAGGGGGATTGGATAGCATTAGTGTAATGGAGAAGGGTGTGACAAAAAAGAGTTCGGGCCCATCGGGGACCTCATCAGCTTGGGCCCCGGACCCAATCACGGGTTACTACAGGCCCATCAATCACACCAATGAGATTGACCCGGTGGAGCTTCGAAAGATGCTGTTGAAACACAAAGTCAGATCATCACCATCCTTCTAG
- the LOC114367442 gene encoding phylloplanin-like, which translates to MTLKYFITFLLIAAMAINIPQTLAQLGILSGLLGSVSNIQGTVFCTSKDNMGVKGASVPVFPNAQVQLVCGGKELSNAKTNDDGTFSMMMDPLLLDLASLLSGCNLVVATPLSNCNAKLPSTGGLISTLNFAGITSVGTQTMANIIPSGFHFLPSI; encoded by the exons ATGAccttgaaatattttatcacatttCTCCTAATTGCTGCAATGGCAATTAATATTCCACAAACCCTAGCTCAGCTTGGAATTCTCAGTGGTCTCCTTGGTTCGGTTAGTAATATTCAAGGAACTGTGTTTTGCACTTCCAAGGACAATATGGGAGTCAAAGGTGCCTCAGTCCCTGTTTTTCCAA ATGCTCAAGTGCAACTGGTTTGTGGAGGAAAGGAGCTTTCTAATGCTAAAACTAATGATGATGGAACATTTTCCATGATGATGGATCCATTGCTATTGGATCTTGCTTCACTTCTCAGTGGTTGCAACTTAGTGGTTGCCACTCCTCTCTCGAACTGCAATGCCAAGCTTCCTTCTACTGGGGGTCTCATTTCAACCCTAAACTTTGCTGGGATCACTAGTGTTGGCACTCAAACCATGGCTAACATCATTCCATCAGGGTTTCATTTCTTGCCATCCATTTAA
- the LOC114366994 gene encoding pentatricopeptide repeat-containing protein At5g50990: MKCDARMIRLRHGANKFGCFGKSWTNVRPSFHSLSYSFPATDPTVLHRVLERCRVSTDLKTATKTHARVVVLGFATYPSLVASLISTYAQCHRPHIALHVFSRILDLFSMNLVIESLVKGGQCDIAKKVFGKMSVRDVVTWNSMIGGYVRNLRFFDALSIFRRMLSAKVEPDGFTFASVVTACARLGALGNAKWVHGLMVEKRVELNYILSAALIDMYAKCGRIDVSRQVFEEVARDHVSVWNAMISGLAIHGLAMDATLVFSRMEMEHVLPDSITFIGILTACSHCGLVEEGRKYFGMMQNRFMIQPQLEHYGTMVDLLGRAGLMEEAYAVIKEMRMEPDIVIWRALLSACRIHRKKELGEVAIANISRLESGDFVLLSNMYCSLNNWDGAERVRRMMKTRGVRKSRGKSWVELGDGIHQFNAAYQSHPEMKSIYRVLEGLIQRAKLEGFTPLTDLVLMDVSEEEKEENLMFHSEKLAMAYAVLKTSPGTKIRISKNLRICLDCHNWIKIVSKILNRKIIVRDRIRFHQFEGGVCSCKDYW; the protein is encoded by the exons ATGAAATGCGATGCGAGGATGATAAGGTTAAGACATGGAGCTAACAAGTTTGGTTGTTTTGGTAAATCATGGACCAATGTTCGTCCTTCCTTCCATTCCCTCTCATATTCATTCCCAGCTACAG ATCCCACTGTACTGCACAGAGTTCTCGAACGCTGTAGAGTCTCTACGGATTTAAAAACCGCCACTAAAACCCATGCAAGAGTTGTTGTACTTGGCTTTGCAACTTACCCTTCTCTCGTGGCATCTCTTATATCAACCTATGCCCAATGTCATCGACCCCACATTGCCCTTCACGTTTTCTCCAGGATTTTGGACCTATTCAGCATGAATTTGGTCATTGAGAGTTTAGTGAAAGGTGGGCAATGTGACATTGCCAAGAAGGTGTTTGGCAAAATGTCTGTTAGAGATGTGGTCACGTGGAACTCCATGATTGGAGGTTATGTAAGAAACTTGCGCTTCTTCGATGCATTGAGTATTTTCCGGAGGATGCTGAGTGCCAAGGTTGAACCTGATGGGTTCACCTTTGCTTCGGTGGTTACCGCATGTGCACGCCTTGGGGCTCTTGGCAATGCCAAGTGGGTGCATGGTTTGATGGTAGAGAAAAGGGTTGAGCTGAATTATATTTTGAGTGCTGCGTTGATTGACATGTATGCTAAGTGTGGTAGGATTGATGTTTCAAGACAGGTTTTTGAAGAGGTTGCGCGTGATCATGTGTCAGTTTGGAATGCTATGATTAGTGGGTTGGCAATTCATGGGCTTGCAATGGATGCGACCTTGGTGTTTTCGAGGATGGAGATGGAGCATGTTTTGCCGGATTCTATTACTTTTATTGGGATTTTAACTGCTTGTAGTCACTGTGGATTGGTTGAAGAAGGTCGCAAGTATTTTGGTATGATGCAGAACCGCTTTATGATTCAGCCGCAGCTTGAGCATTATGGAACCATGGTTGATCTCTTGGGACGAGCAGGGCTCATGGAAGAAGCCTATGCTGTGATTAAGGAGATGCGTATGGAGCCTGATATTGTTATCTGGAGAGCACTTTTGAGTGCTTGTAGAATCCACAGAAAGAAAGAACTTGGTGAAGTTGCCATTGCTAATATATCTCGCTTAGAGAGTGGAGACTTTGTGTTGTTGTCAAATATGTATTGCTCTTTAAACAACTGGGATGGTGCTGAGAGAGTGAGACGGATGATGAAAACCAGAGGGGTTCGGAAAAGCCGTGGTAAGAgttgggttgaattgggggACGGCATTCACCAATTCAATGCAGCTTATCAGTCTCATCCTGAAATGAAATCAATTTACAGAGTGCTGGAAGGTTTGATCCAAAGGGCCAAGTTGGAGGGATTCACACCCTTGACAGATCTGGTTTTGATGGATGTTTCCGAAgaggaaaaggaggaaaattTAATGTTTCATAGTGAGAAGTTGGCCATGGCCTATGCGGTCCTGAAAACTAGCCCTGGAACAAAAATCAGGATTTCCAAAAACCTGCGTATCTGTTTAGATTGTCATAATTGGATTAAAATCGTGTCAAAAATATTAAACAGAAAGATAATCGTGAGGGATCGGATCCGTTTTCACCAATTTGAAGGCGGTGTTTGCTCTTGCAAAGACTACTGGTAG
- the LOC114425678 gene encoding probable 3-ketoacyl-CoA synthase 21 encodes MPKTKPLAKTNQLQTSYKMEPHSLCSSVETSTQHINTIIDLISPYHHCFTLLLVASLAATLFYACRRKAPIYLIDFTCYCPPSSYRLPLAMFEENQLYDNMDPEAVSFQCKIMAKSGFSEQTSISPSLAQIPKIKALSFALEEAETMMCSVIKDLFEKHNINPKAIDILITNSSVFCPTPSLSAMVVNNFRMRSNIMSFNLSGMGCSAGIISMSLAKDLLRVHRNSLALIVSTETLSLNWYTGKVPSMLLSNCLFRMGGAAILMSSRVQDMHKAKYKLQHIVRTITAQDDQSHGCVYQQVDPENKEGISISKNIVNVSGDALKKNIASLGPLVLPLKEQFLYLFSIIRNKIWSARKISMYTPNFNHAFEHFCIHSGGRAIIQAVERNLRLRKQDVEPSTMTLYRFGNISSSSIWYELSYIEAKGRMKCGDRVWQIAFGSGFKCNSAVWKCVCDVKSDTATAWRDTIHSYPVDIVRTN; translated from the coding sequence ATGCCTAAAACCAAACCACTAGCCAAAACAAATCAACTTCAAACTTCTTACAAAATGGAACCTCACAGCCTTTGTTCCTCAGTGGAAACATCGACACAACATATCAACACAATCATAGACCTTATTTCACCTTATCATCATTGTTTCACACTGCTTTTGGTTGCTTCTCTAGCAGCAACCCTTTTCTATGCATGCAGAAGAAAAGCACCAATTTACTTGATAGACTTCACCTGCTACTGTCCACCAAGTTCCTATAGGCTACCACTGGCCATGTTTGAAGAGAATCAACTTTATGACAACATGGATCCTGAGGCTGTTTCTTTCCAATGCAAGATCATGGCCAAATCAGGATTCAGTGAGCAAACATCCATTTCTCCATCTCTTGCTCAGATACCAAAAATAAAAGCTCTCTCCTTTGCCCTTGAGGAAGCTGAAACCATGATGTGTTCAGTAATCAAAGACTTGTTTGAGAAACACAACATCAACCCAAAAGCCATTGACATACTCATCACTAATAGTAGTGTCTTCTGCCCCACACCGTCTCTCAGCGCCATGGTCGTTAACAATTTCAGAATGAGGAGCAACATCATGAGCTTCAACCTATCAGGTATGGGATGCAGTGCTGGAATCATATCAATGAGTCTAGCTAAGGACTTGTTGAGAGTTCATAGGAACTCATTGGCTTTAATAGTAAGCACAGAAACTTTGAGTCTTAATTGGTACACTGGTAAAGTCCCTTCTATGCTGTTATCTAATTGTCTATTCAGAATGGGTGGAGCAGCTATATTGATGTCTAGTAGAGTCCAAGATATGCATAAGGCAAAGTATAAACTTCAGCATATTGTTAGAACAATCACTGCACAGGATGATCAATCTCATGGATGTGTCTACCAACAAGTTGATCCAGAGAACAAGGAAGGTATATCGATCTCAAAGAACATAGTAAATGTGTCTGGAGATGCACTGAAGAAAAACATAGCTTCTCTAGGACCATTGGTTCTGCCTCTGAAGGAGCAATTCTTGTACTTGTTTTCAATTATTCGTAACAAAATTTGGAGTGCAAGGAAGATAAGCATGTACACTCCAAATTTCAACCATGCTTTTGAGCATTTCTGCATACATTCAGGTGGGAGAGCCATCATTCAAGCTGTTGAGAGAAACTTGAGGCTTAGGAAACAGGATGTGGAGCCGTCAACCATGACTCTTTACAGGTTTGGAAACATTTCATCTTCTTCGATTTGGTATGAGCTGAGCTACATAGAAGCAAAAGGGAGGATGAAATGTGGTGATAGGGTGTGGCAAATTGCATTTGGAAGTGGATTCAAGTGTAACAGTGCTGTGTGGAAGTGTGTTTGTGATGTGAAGTCAGACACTGCCACTGCATGGAGGGATACAATTCATTCATACCCTGTGGATATTGTGAGAACAAACTGA